A genomic window from Canis aureus isolate CA01 chromosome 2, VMU_Caureus_v.1.0, whole genome shotgun sequence includes:
- the ARRDC3 gene encoding arrestin domain-containing protein 3 isoform X3: protein MVVPKAAIYQTQAFYAKGKMKEVKQLVANLRGESLSSGKTDTWNGKLLKIPPVSPSILDCSIIRVEYSLMVYVDIPGAMDLFLNLPLVIGTIPLHPFGSRTSSVSSQCSMNMNWLGLSLRERPEAPPSYAEVVTEEQRRNNLAPVSACDDFERALQGPLFAYIQEFRFLPPPLYSEIDPNPDQSADDRPSCPSR from the exons ATGGTAGTGCCAAAGGCAGCCATTTACCAAACACAGGCCTTCTATGCCAAAGGGAAAATGAAGGAAGTAAAACAGCTGGTGGCTAACTTGCGAGGAGAATCCTTATCATCTGGAAAGACCGATACATGGAATGGAAAATTGCTGAAAATTCCACCAGTTTCTCCCTCTATCCTCGACTGTAGCATCATTCGTGTGGAATATTCACTAATG gtatatgtgGATATTCCTGGAGCTAtggatttatttcttaatttgccACTTGTCATTGGTACCATTCCTCTACATCCATTTGGTAGCAGAACCTCAAGTGTAAGCAGTCAGTGTAGCATGAATATGAACTGGCTTGGCTTATCCCTACGTGAAAGACCTGAAG CACCACCCAGCTATGCAGAAGTGGTAACAGAGGAACAAAGGCGGAACAATCTTGCACCAGTGAGTGCTTGTGATGACTTTGAGAGAGCGCTTCAAGGACCACTGTTTGCATATATCCAGGAGTTTCGGTTCTTGCCTCCACCTCTTTATTCAGAG attgaTCCAAATCCTGATCAGTCAGCAGATGATAGACCATCCTGCCCATCTCGTTGA
- the ARRDC3 gene encoding arrestin domain-containing protein 3 isoform X2: MSGVFCEGPFPLSWNKACVPPRAAPRPATSLGPEGPGREGKPDDDNSEEGFNTIHSGRHEYAFSFELPQTPLATSFEGRHGSVRYWVKAELHRPWLLPVKLKKEFTVFEHIDINTPSLLSPQAGTKEKTLCCWFCTSGPISLSAKIERKGYTPGESIQIFAEIENCSSRMVVPKAAIYQTQAFYAKGKMKEVKQLVANLRGESLSSGKTDTWNGKLLKIPPVSPSILDCSIIRVEYSLMVYVDIPGAMDLFLNLPLVIGTIPLHPFGSRTSSVSSQCSMNMNWLGLSLRERPEAPPSYAEVVTEEQRRNNLAPVSACDDFERALQGPLFAYIQEFRFLPPPLYSEIDPNPDQSADDRPSCPSR; the protein is encoded by the exons ATGTCAGGTGTCTTCTGTGAAGGCCCGTTTCCTCTCAGCTGGAACAAAGCGTGTGTGCCACCCCGAGCAGCCCCCAGGCCGGCCACCTCGCTGGGACCTGAGGGGCCAGGACGGGAAGGAAAGCCGG ATGATGATAATTCAGAAGAAGGTTTCAACACTATTCATTCAGGAAGGCATGAATATGCATTCAGCTTCGAGCTTCCACAGAC ACCACTTGCTACCTCATTCGAAGGCCGACATGGCAGTGTGCGCTATTGGGTGAAAGCCGAATTGCACAGGCCTTGGCTTCTACCAGTaaaattaaagaaggaatttACAGTCTTTGAGCATATAGATATCAACACTCCTTCATTACTG TCACCCCAAGCAGGCACAAAAGAAAAGACTCTCTGTTGCTGGTTCTGTACCTCAGGCCCAATATCCTTAAGTGCCAAAATCGAAAGGAAGGGCTATACCCCAG GTGAATCAATTCAGATATTTGCTGAGATTGAGAACTGCTCTTCCCGAATGGTAGTGCCAAAGGCAGCCATTTACCAAACACAGGCCTTCTATGCCAAAGGGAAAATGAAGGAAGTAAAACAGCTGGTGGCTAACTTGCGAGGAGAATCCTTATCATCTGGAAAGACCGATACATGGAATGGAAAATTGCTGAAAATTCCACCAGTTTCTCCCTCTATCCTCGACTGTAGCATCATTCGTGTGGAATATTCACTAATG gtatatgtgGATATTCCTGGAGCTAtggatttatttcttaatttgccACTTGTCATTGGTACCATTCCTCTACATCCATTTGGTAGCAGAACCTCAAGTGTAAGCAGTCAGTGTAGCATGAATATGAACTGGCTTGGCTTATCCCTACGTGAAAGACCTGAAG CACCACCCAGCTATGCAGAAGTGGTAACAGAGGAACAAAGGCGGAACAATCTTGCACCAGTGAGTGCTTGTGATGACTTTGAGAGAGCGCTTCAAGGACCACTGTTTGCATATATCCAGGAGTTTCGGTTCTTGCCTCCACCTCTTTATTCAGAG attgaTCCAAATCCTGATCAGTCAGCAGATGATAGACCATCCTGCCCATCTCGTTGA